The following proteins are co-located in the Camelina sativa cultivar DH55 chromosome 12, Cs, whole genome shotgun sequence genome:
- the LOC104730355 gene encoding uncharacterized protein LOC104730355 isoform X3 produces MNRGAGIYAVLVHQFGGHVAGWSSFKLSYPSHLQCSHDKEAEKEGDGSRRGLRASVPCKFSTNTNNLPTELDFERTRGRQIAQETSGKVQYGGGRQPAVLRTFSQRLCIFSPSPLESRKLMQTAACS; encoded by the exons ATGAACCGTGGAGCTGGGATCTATGCTGTTCTTGTGCATCAATTTGGAGGACATGTCGCTGGTTGGTCTTCCTTCAAATTATCTTATCCCTCTCACTTACAATGTTCCCAT GATaaagaagcagagaaagaggGTGATGGTTCGAGGAGAGGGCTTCGGGCTTCGGTTCCCTGCAAATTCTCCACGAACACGAACAA cTTACCAACGGAGTTGGATTTTGAGAGGACACGAGGGAGACAAATTGCACAAGAGACAAGTGGAAAAGTTCAGTATGGTGGAGGGCGTCAACCTGCAGTTTTAAGAACCTTCAGTCAAAGACTCTGTATTTTTTCACCCTCGCCGCTGGAATCCCGCAAGCTGATGCAAACTGCAGCATGTTCGTGA
- the LOC104730355 gene encoding uncharacterized protein LOC104730355 isoform X2, whose protein sequence is MLFLCINLEDMSLVGLPSNYLIPLTYNVPMIKKQRKRVMVRGEGFGLRFPANSPRTRTRCTSFILLQAWLDIVSKKDMLRIVVLFDSLPTELDFERTRGRQIAQETSGKVQYGGGRQPAVLRTFSQRLCIFSPSPLESRKLMQTAACS, encoded by the exons ATGCTGTTCTTGTGCATCAATTTGGAGGACATGTCGCTGGTTGGTCTTCCTTCAAATTATCTTATCCCTCTCACTTACAATGTTCCCAT GATaaagaagcagagaaagaggGTGATGGTTCGAGGAGAGGGCTTCGGGCTTCGGTTCCCTGCAAATTCTCCACGAACACGAACAA GGTGtactagttttattttgttgcagGCTTGGCTTGATATTGTAAGCAAGAAAGATATGTTGAggattgttgttttgtttgatagcTTACCAACGGAGTTGGATTTTGAGAGGACACGAGGGAGACAAATTGCACAAGAGACAAGTGGAAAAGTTCAGTATGGTGGAGGGCGTCAACCTGCAGTTTTAAGAACCTTCAGTCAAAGACTCTGTATTTTTTCACCCTCGCCGCTGGAATCCCGCAAGCTGATGCAAACTGCAGCATGTTCGTGA
- the LOC104730355 gene encoding uncharacterized protein LOC104730355 isoform X4 encodes MLFLCINLEDMSLVGLPSNYLIPLTYNVPITRHRTLRFCRIKKQRKRVMVRGEGFGLRFPANSPRTRTTYQRSWILRGHEGDKLHKRQVEKFSMVEGVNLQF; translated from the exons ATGCTGTTCTTGTGCATCAATTTGGAGGACATGTCGCTGGTTGGTCTTCCTTCAAATTATCTTATCCCTCTCACTTACAATGTTCCCAT cACTAGACATCGCACCTTGCGATTTTGCAGGATaaagaagcagagaaagaggGTGATGGTTCGAGGAGAGGGCTTCGGGCTTCGGTTCCCTGCAAATTCTCCACGAACACGAACAA cTTACCAACGGAGTTGGATTTTGAGAGGACACGAGGGAGACAAATTGCACAAGAGACAAGTGGAAAAGTTCAGTATGGTGGAGGGCGTCAACCTGCAGTTTTAA
- the LOC104730355 gene encoding uncharacterized protein LOC104730355 isoform X1, which produces MLFLCINLEDMSLVGLPSNYLIPLTYNVPITRHRTLRFCRIKKQRKRVMVRGEGFGLRFPANSPRTRTRCTSFILLQAWLDIVSKKDMLRIVVLFDSLPTELDFERTRGRQIAQETSGKVQYGGGRQPAVLRTFSQRLCIFSPSPLESRKLMQTAACS; this is translated from the exons ATGCTGTTCTTGTGCATCAATTTGGAGGACATGTCGCTGGTTGGTCTTCCTTCAAATTATCTTATCCCTCTCACTTACAATGTTCCCAT cACTAGACATCGCACCTTGCGATTTTGCAGGATaaagaagcagagaaagaggGTGATGGTTCGAGGAGAGGGCTTCGGGCTTCGGTTCCCTGCAAATTCTCCACGAACACGAACAA GGTGtactagttttattttgttgcagGCTTGGCTTGATATTGTAAGCAAGAAAGATATGTTGAggattgttgttttgtttgatagcTTACCAACGGAGTTGGATTTTGAGAGGACACGAGGGAGACAAATTGCACAAGAGACAAGTGGAAAAGTTCAGTATGGTGGAGGGCGTCAACCTGCAGTTTTAAGAACCTTCAGTCAAAGACTCTGTATTTTTTCACCCTCGCCGCTGGAATCCCGCAAGCTGATGCAAACTGCAGCATGTTCGTGA
- the LOC104730357 gene encoding venom phosphodiesterase 2-like: MAKTKHVLSPKVSLILFNIFIVAATAAASTTAGTNGFDSQSFKISRPWPFKKLNKPVVLMISCDGFRFGYQFKTDTPNIDLLISRGTEAKHGLISVFPTMTFPNHYSIATGLYPAYHGIIMNKFTDPVTGEVFNKGLQPKWWLGEPLWVTAANQGLKAVTYFWPGSEVPKGSWTCPEGYCPHFNLSIPLEERVDSVLSHFDRPEDEIPDLLMLYFDEPDQSGHNYGPDDPRVTIAVSRVDKMIGRVIKGLKKREIFDEVHVIVLGDHGMVTNCECDEKAIYIDDLADWIKIPSAWIQSYSPVLAISPQWDKNVENQGEKNAEVVAKMNEALSSGKVKNGEFLKVYLKEKLPERLHYSESYRIPPIIGMVGEGLIVRKNRTNAQVCYGDHGYDNQLFSMRTIFVGHGSRFSRGKKVPSFENVQIYNVVAEILGLRPAPNNGSSLFPRSILLPFGATRDLK; the protein is encoded by the coding sequence ATGGCGAAAACCAAACATGTTCTGTCTCCCAAAGTTTCTCTCatcctttttaatattttcatcgTAGCGGCCACTGCAGCCGCAAGCACCACCGCCGGTACCAATGGTTTTGATTCTCAGTCGTTCAAGATCTCTCGTCCCTGGCCCTTCAAGAAGCTCAACAAACCGGTGGTTTTGATGATATCTTGCGACGGTTTCCGGTTCGGTTACCAATTTAAAACCGACACGCCAAACATCGACCTTCTCATTTCCAGAGGAACCGAAGCCAAACACGGTTTAATCTCGGTTTTCCCCACCATGACATTCCCAAACCACTACTCTATCGCAACCGGACTCTACCCAGCCTACCATGGTATAATCATGAATAAGTTTACTGATCCGGTTACGGGCGAGGTCTTCAACAAAGGCTTACAACCGAAATGGTGGTTAGGTGAGCCGTTGTGGGTAACTGCGGCAAACCAAGGTCTCAAGGCTGTGACTTACTTCTGGCCAGGCTCTGAAGTTCCCAAAGGTTCTTGGACTTGCCCTGAAGGATATTGTCCACATTTCAACCTTTCAATTCCTTTAGAAGAAAGGGTTGATTCGGTTTTGAGCCATTTTGATCGCCCCGAGGACGAAATTCCTGATTTGCTGATGTTGTATTTCGATGAGCCGGACCAATCCGGTCATAACTATGGTCCTGATGATCCTCGGGTTACTATCGCGGTTTCGAGGGTTGATAAAATGATTGGTAGGGTGATAAAGGGACTAAAGAAGAGGGAGATCTTTGATGAGGTTCATGTGATAGTGCTTGGTGATCACGGAATGGTGACCAACTGTGAGTGTGACGAGAAAGCGATTTACATTGATGACTTAGCGGATTGGATCAAGATACCTTCGGCTTGGATCCAGTCTTACAGTCCGGTGCTTGCAATTAGTCCGCAATGGGACAAAAATGTCGAGAATCAAGGTGAAAAGAACGCAGAAGTCGTGGCAAAGATGAACGAAGCTTTGAGCTCAGGGAAAGTAAAAAACGGAGAGTTTTTGAAGGTTTACTTGAAGGAGAAGCTACCGGAAAGACTGCATTATTCCGAGAGTTATCGGATTCCACCGATCATAGGAATGGTCGGAGAAGGTCTAATAGTGAGAAAGAATAGAACAAATGCTCAAGTTTGTTACGGAGACCATGGTTACGACAACCAGCTCTTCTCGATGAGGACTATTTTTGTCGGACATGGTTCTAGGTTTAGTAGAGGAAAGAAAGTGCCATCGTTCGAGAATGTGCAGATCTATAATGTCGTCGCGGAGATTCTTGGACTCCGACCAGCTCCGAACAATGGTTCTTCTTTGTTCCCTCGGAGCATTCTCTTGCCTTTTGGAGCAACAAGGGATTTAAAATGA
- the LOC104730359 gene encoding venom phosphodiesterase 2-like, with the protein MAKTKPDLSGFSGYTLRKLSLLVAFLVVLVVAVSAHGVDSPSSYARRVPQPSKKLNKQVVLLISCDGIRFGYQFKTETPNIDLLISRGTEAKTGLIPVFPSMTFPNHYSIATGLYPASHGIIMNKFTDPVSGELFNRNLNPKWWLGEPLWVTAVNQGLKAATYFWPGADVHKGSWNCPKGFCKAPYNVSVPLEERVDTILNYFDLPESDIPDFMALYFDEPDIQGHEYGPDDPRVTEAVSKVDKMLGRIIKGLKKRKVFSDVHVILLGDHGMATNCDKKVIYIDDLGDWIKIPADWIQDYSPVLVMNPRWGKDVKNPAKKNAELVAKMNEALSSGKVNNGEFLQVYLKENLPERLHYSDSSRIPPIIGMVGEGMMVKQNRTYVQECSGTHGYDNMFFSMRSIFIGYGPRFRRGKKVPSFENVQVYNAVAEILGLRPASNNGSSMFTRSLLLPLAQVE; encoded by the coding sequence atgGCTAAGACCAAACCTGACCTGTCTGGTTTCTCCGGTTACACCTTGCGCAAGTTATCTCTGCTCGTTGCTTTTCTCGTTGTCCTCGTCGTAGCCGTCTCTGCCCATGGTGTCGACTCACCATCTTCCTACGCTAGGAGAGTACCCCAACCCTCCAAGAAGCTCAACAAACAGGTGGTTCTGTTAATTTCCTGCGATGGTATCCGGTTCGGTTACCAATTTAAGACGGAGACACCAAACATCGACCTCCTCATATCAAGAGGAACCGAAGCTAAGACCGGTTTGATTCCGGTTTTCCCATCCATGACGTTCCCGAACCATTACTCCATCGCCACCGGACTCTACCCAGCTTCCCACGGTATAATCATGAACAAATTTACAGATCCGGTAAGCGGGGAACTATTCAACAggaacctaaaccctaaatggTGGTTAGGTGAGCCGTTGTGGGTTACCGCGGTGAACCAAGGGCTCAAGGCTGCGACTTACTTTTGGCCAGGCGCTGATGTCCACAAAGGCTCTTGGAACTGCCCTAAAGGATTTTGTAAAGCTCCTTACAACGTTTCGGTTCCTCTTGAAGAAAGAGTCGATACGATCTTGAACTATTTCGATCTTCCCGAGAGTGACATCCCGGATTTCATGGCGTTGTATTTCGATGAACCGGACATACAGGGCCATGAATACGGCCCCGATGATCCTCGCGTTACCGAAGCGGTCTCAAAGGTAGATAAGATGCTCGGTAGGATCATCAAGggattgaagaagaggaaggtttTTAGTGATGTTCATGTAATATTGCTTGGTGATCACGGAATGGCTACTAACTGTGACAAGAAAGTGATTTACATTGATGATTTAGGGGATTGGATCAAGATACCTGCAGACTGGATCCAAGATTATAGCCCGGTGCTAGTAATGAACCCACGCTGGGGCAAAGACGTCAAGAACCCTGCCAAGAAGAACGCTGAGCTCGTAGCGAAGATGAACGAAGCTTTGAGCTCAGGGAAAGTAAACAACGGAGAGTTTTTGCAGGTTTACTTGAAGGAGAATTTACCGGAAAGGCTGCATTATTCCGATAGTTCCAGGATACCGCCGATCATAGGAATGGTCGGAGAAGGTATGATGGTTAAACAGAACAGAACATACGTTCAAGAATGTTCCGGAACTCATGGATACGACAACATGTTTTTTTCCATGAGATCTATCTTTATTGGATATGGTCCAAGGTTTAGGAGAGGAAAGAAAGTGCCGTCGTTTGAGAATGTTCAGGTCTACAATGCTGTTGCAGAGATTCTTGGACTCCGGCCAGCTTCTAACAATGGTTCTTCTATGTTTACTCGTAGCCTTCTCTTGCCCTTAGCGCAAGTAGAATGA
- the LOC104730362 gene encoding thioredoxin-like 2-2, chloroplastic translates to MAGVVRLTTTSVQALRVSSSFTSFATALNPLQPCLPPNSNLNSDKRLRLLSSSPSCSSSLYHSSSVLGSHIPLRRPKSHVVRVKVDENVAETEPPKWWERNAPNMVDIHSTEEFLSALSGAGERLVIVEFYGTWCASCRALFPKLCKTAVENPDIVFLKVNFDENKPMCKSLNVRVLPYFHFYRGADGQLESFSCSLAKFQKIKDAIRLHNTDRCSLGPAKIPERLTLAKPAGSS, encoded by the exons ATGGCTGGAGTTGTACGGTTAACGACGACGTCGGTTCAGGCTCTTCGCGTCTCCTCATCCTTCACATCCTTTGCCACCGCTCTTAATCCTCTGCAACCTTGCTTACCTCCAAATTCGAATCTGAATTCCGACAAGAGATTGCgtcttctctcatcttctccttcgtgctcttcttctctttaccaCTCATCTTCTGTTCTCGGAAGCCATATCCCCCTCAGACGACCCAAGAGCCATGTGGTTCGTGTCAAG GTAGATGAAAATGTAGCAGAGACAGAGCCACCAAAATGGTGGGAGAGGAATGCTCCAAACATGGTTGACATTCATTCTACTGAAGAGTTCTTGAGCGCTTTAAGTGGAGCAGGGGAAAGATTAGTCATTGTAGAGTTTTATGGAACTTGGTGTGCTTCTTGTAGAGCATTGTTCCCAAAG CTTTGCAAGACAGCAGTGGAAAATCCGGATATAGTGTTCCTGAAAGTAAACTTTGATGAGAATAAACCGATGTGCAAGAGTTTGAATGTGAGAGTGCTTCCTTATTTCCACTTTTACCGTGGAGCTGATGGCCAGCTTGAGTCCTTCTCATGTTCTCTTGCTAAG TTTCAGAAGATAAAAGATGCCATCCGACTGCACAATACCGATCGTTGCAGCCTCGGTCCAGCCAAGATACCTGAAAGGTTAACCTTAGCCAAACCAGCTGGATCAAGTTGA
- the LOC104730364 gene encoding uncharacterized protein At4g29660-like: protein MQGGGGVWSQLWRKYADYNYNKFERFAVWEMIEPYRRPKTFTALITIYVAAFYTGVIGAAVTEQLYKEKFWEEHPGKTVPLMKPVFYRGPWRVYRGEAIASDASSQ from the exons ATgcaaggaggaggaggagtgtgGAGCCAACTATGGAGGAAATACGCTGATTATAACTACAACAAGTTCGAGAGATTTGCTGTTTGGGAAATGATCGAACCTTACCGCCGACCAAAAACCTTCACGGCTTTGATTACTATCTATGTCGCCGCCTTTTACACCGGCGTCATCGGCGCTGCAGTTACAGAGCAACTCTACAAG GAGAAGTTTTGGGAAGAGCACCCTGGGAAAACGGTGCCTCTGATGAAGCCAGTATTCTATCGAGGACCATGGAGAGTTTATCGTGGTGAGGCTATTGCTTCAGATGCTAGCAGCCAGTGA
- the LOC104730363 gene encoding PRA1 family protein C-like, translating into MTTYGTIPSQANASSSLSLLGRAKELISLGLSSQRPWLELVQCSAFSLPLSFSVATERIKTNIMIFRTNYIIIFIVSIFISMLWQPVHLSVFFILILAWIYVYSRDNEPWVIFGNVIDDSNLVLVLLVLTIGIFLLTDVSRGIMIGVMAGLPVVLVHGMCRNTEMLFVLEDDEEKLTTNTASSSLSSSS; encoded by the coding sequence ATGACAACCTATGGCACTATACCATCCCAAGCAAATGCCTCGTCGAGCTTGAGCTTATTAGGACGAGCCAAAGAATTGATCTCGTTAGGACTTAGCTCTCAAAGGCCATGGCTTGAACTTGTCCAATGTAGTGCATTTAGCCTTCCTTTGTCCTTTAGTGTAGCTACCGAACGAATCAAAACCAACATCATGATCTTTCGAACAAACTACATAATCATCTTCATTGTTTCTATCTTCATCAGCATGCTCTGGCAACCGGTCCACCTTTCTGTCTTCTTTATCTTGATACTCGCATGGATATATGTCTACTCCCGGGATAATGAACCATGGGTGATATTTGGCAATGTGATCGATGATTCTAATTTGGTGCTGGTTTTGTTGGTCCTCACGATCGGTATATTTCTATTAACAGATGTATCTCGTGGTATTATGATCGGGGTTATGGCTGGTTTGCCTGTTGTTCTGGTCCATGGCATGTGTAGGAATACAGAGATGTTGTTCGTcttggaagatgatgaagagaagcTAACAACGAACACAGCATCTTCGtcgctttcttcttcctcttag